A region of Bacillus cabrialesii DNA encodes the following proteins:
- a CDS encoding DMT family transporter encodes MNASNRRMGLFYVITGATCWGIGGTVAKKLFQDDQVDVNWFVTIRLLTAGILLLMLQLFRKDRSQIIEIWKNKASAGQLLVFGLFGMLAVQYTYMASIQHGNAAVATLLQYLSPVIIILYSLLRKQSALTKQDIVTVGLALAGCFFLLTNGSISQLSVPEITVVWGVLSGFAAAFYTLYAVGLLNKFDSLVVVGWAMMIGGFALSFIHPPWQMDFKSLTAEAYVYLLFVTVFGTMIAFWFFIKSLQSLSPKETSLLGSLEPLSAVVTTVVWLKEPFGFFQWVGAFCIIGITLILALHKEPSMQSEKSILNNADKNM; translated from the coding sequence ATGAATGCTTCAAATAGGAGAATGGGATTGTTCTATGTGATAACAGGGGCGACATGTTGGGGAATAGGGGGGACAGTAGCAAAAAAACTATTTCAAGATGATCAAGTTGATGTGAATTGGTTTGTAACGATTCGCTTGCTTACGGCGGGCATTTTACTCTTAATGCTCCAATTGTTTAGAAAGGACCGGTCTCAGATTATTGAGATTTGGAAAAACAAAGCGTCAGCTGGCCAGCTTCTTGTTTTTGGATTGTTTGGAATGCTTGCCGTGCAGTACACATATATGGCATCCATTCAGCATGGAAATGCAGCCGTAGCTACGCTATTACAATATTTATCCCCGGTAATCATCATTCTTTACTCGCTTTTGCGAAAACAATCCGCTCTTACCAAGCAAGATATCGTAACAGTAGGGCTTGCTCTGGCTGGGTGCTTTTTTCTGCTGACAAATGGTTCAATATCTCAACTTTCAGTACCGGAAATTACCGTAGTATGGGGAGTTTTATCAGGATTCGCGGCAGCTTTTTATACGTTATATGCCGTTGGTTTATTAAATAAATTTGATTCCCTTGTTGTTGTAGGCTGGGCTATGATGATCGGCGGTTTTGCATTAAGTTTTATCCATCCGCCATGGCAAATGGATTTTAAAAGCTTAACCGCAGAGGCATATGTATATCTTTTATTTGTTACAGTGTTTGGGACAATGATTGCGTTTTGGTTCTTTATAAAAAGTTTGCAAAGCCTTTCACCTAAAGAAACAAGCCTGTTAGGCAGTTTAGAACCACTATCAGCAGTTGTGACAACTGTTGTTTGGCTAAAAGAGCCATTTGGTTTTTTTCAATGGGTGGGCGCTTTCTGTATTATCGGTATAACTCTAATTTTGGCTTTACATAAAGAGCCGTCTATGCAGAGTGAAAAATCGATATTGAATAATGCAGATAAGAATATGTAA
- a CDS encoding DinB family protein, translating into MFQTLDHFLKSWEFEADATQKLLNRLTDESLKQEITSQNWTLGRIAWHTVAAIRIITSNTNLTFHAPDEDYPVPSSAQFIADSYHEASNAFVQALKKQWTDHTLQERINFIGQQMPNGSLLMFLIQHQTHHRGQMTVLMRQADVTVPGIYGPAKEEWTKFGLEAPKM; encoded by the coding sequence GTGTTTCAAACCTTAGACCATTTTTTGAAATCTTGGGAGTTCGAAGCCGATGCTACACAGAAACTGCTAAATCGTCTAACTGATGAATCACTTAAACAAGAAATAACTTCACAAAACTGGACTTTAGGCCGTATTGCTTGGCATACTGTTGCTGCTATTCGCATTATTACCTCAAACACAAACTTAACGTTTCACGCTCCAGATGAAGATTATCCAGTTCCTTCTTCAGCTCAGTTTATAGCTGACAGCTATCATGAAGCCAGTAATGCATTTGTACAGGCGTTAAAAAAACAATGGACTGACCATACCCTTCAAGAACGCATCAACTTTATTGGTCAACAAATGCCAAATGGGTCACTTTTGATGTTTTTAATTCAACATCAAACTCACCATCGGGGTCAAATGACTGTTCTTATGAGACAAGCGGATGTAACTGTTCCAGGTATTTATGGTCCAGCAAAAGAGGAGTGGACAAAATTTGGTTTGGAAGCCCCGAAAATGTAA
- a CDS encoding GNAT family N-acetyltransferase gives MSIDIKAVTEDNRAAILALHVSENQTSYIESAKACLEDAKECHDYKPVGLYHEGDLVGFAMYGLFPEYDEDNKNGRVWLDRFFIDEHYQGKGLGKKMLKALIQHLAGLYQCKRIYLSIFENNIHALRLYQRFGFQFNGELDFNGEKVMVKEL, from the coding sequence ATGAGTATCGACATTAAAGCAGTAACTGAGGATAATCGTGCCGCTATTCTTGCTTTGCATGTTAGCGAGAATCAAACATCATATATTGAATCAGCAAAAGCATGTTTAGAGGATGCAAAAGAATGTCACGATTATAAACCAGTCGGACTTTACCATGAAGGAGATCTAGTCGGTTTTGCAATGTATGGGCTGTTTCCTGAGTATGATGAAGATAATAAAAATGGAAGAGTCTGGCTTGATCGATTCTTTATTGATGAACATTATCAAGGAAAAGGGTTAGGAAAAAAAATGCTCAAAGCTCTCATTCAGCATCTTGCTGGTCTATATCAATGTAAGAGAATTTATTTAAGTATATTTGAAAATAATATTCATGCTCTTCGCCTTTACCAAAGGTTTGGTTTTCAATTTAATGGTGAGCTCGATTTTAATGGCGAGAAGGTCATGGTAAAAGAACTGTAG
- the aadK gene encoding aminoglycoside 6-adenylyltransferase AadK, whose translation MRSEQEMMGIFLDFALKDERVRLVTLEGSRTNKNIPPDKFQDYDISYFVTDMESFTESDRWLEIFGNRIMMQKPEDMELFPPELDNWFSYIILFEDGNKLDLTLIPINEVEDYFAESDGLVEVLLDKDTFITNKVIPNDRQYWIKKPTAREFDDCCNEFWMVSTYVVKGLARKEILFAIDHLNEIVRRNLLRMMAWHIASQQGYTCSMGKNYKFMKRYLSNKEWEELMTTYSVNGYQEMWKSLFTCYALFRKYSKAVSESLGYKYPDYDEGITKYTERIYSSLK comes from the coding sequence ATGCGAAGTGAACAGGAAATGATGGGCATTTTTTTAGACTTTGCTTTGAAGGATGAAAGAGTTCGATTGGTCACTTTGGAAGGGTCGCGTACAAACAAAAATATTCCCCCAGACAAATTCCAAGATTACGACATTTCGTATTTTGTAACTGATATGGAATCTTTTACAGAAAGTGATCGCTGGCTCGAAATCTTTGGGAATCGGATTATGATGCAAAAACCCGAAGATATGGAGCTTTTTCCTCCCGAATTAGATAATTGGTTTTCTTACATCATTCTTTTTGAGGATGGCAACAAATTAGATCTCACCCTTATTCCAATTAATGAAGTAGAAGATTATTTTGCTGAGAGTGATGGTTTGGTTGAGGTCTTGCTTGATAAGGATACTTTCATCACAAATAAAGTGATCCCAAATGATCGTCAATATTGGATCAAAAAGCCGACGGCAAGGGAATTTGATGATTGCTGTAATGAGTTCTGGATGGTTTCGACTTACGTAGTAAAAGGATTAGCAAGAAAAGAAATCCTTTTTGCCATAGACCATTTAAATGAAATTGTACGTCGTAATTTATTAAGAATGATGGCTTGGCATATCGCATCCCAGCAAGGGTATACATGTAGTATGGGGAAGAACTATAAATTTATGAAACGTTACCTTTCCAATAAAGAATGGGAAGAGCTAATGACTACATATTCTGTGAATGGATATCAAGAAATGTGGAAGTCGTTATTCACTTGCTATGCATTATTTAGAAAATATTCAAAAGCTGTATCAGAAAGTCTTGGATATAAGTATCCGGATTACGATGAAGGCATCACTAAGTATACGGAAAGGATTTATAGCTCATTAAAGTAA
- a CDS encoding flavin reductase family protein encodes MRAPIDKPIWYAYPGMIAVITSQYEGEKNAMSSGWHTYIGSSPGMYGVSVNKETYTYQMIEKSGVFGVNFLPGRCSELIQALGTHSGRDINKFEEFHIQYEEGIKAEIPILADAYFAYECKVHSISTLGDQEWIVGEVLQRYQDKELFLKNGMPNLEKLDIPLHIGKSTYRILNSKAEERQHEFYPDA; translated from the coding sequence ATGAGAGCGCCGATAGATAAACCAATTTGGTACGCCTACCCTGGAATGATAGCTGTCATTACGTCTCAATATGAAGGTGAAAAAAACGCAATGTCTTCTGGCTGGCATACGTATATCGGATCTTCTCCCGGAATGTATGGGGTATCAGTAAACAAAGAGACATATACTTACCAAATGATTGAGAAAAGCGGTGTTTTCGGTGTGAATTTTCTTCCAGGGAGATGTTCAGAATTAATTCAAGCATTAGGCACCCATAGCGGCAGAGATATAAATAAGTTTGAAGAATTTCATATTCAATATGAAGAAGGAATAAAAGCTGAGATACCGATTTTAGCTGATGCATATTTTGCTTATGAGTGCAAAGTACACAGTATTTCCACTTTGGGTGATCAAGAGTGGATTGTGGGAGAAGTTTTACAGAGATATCAAGATAAAGAGCTTTTCTTAAAAAATGGCATGCCAAATTTAGAAAAATTGGATATTCCGCTTCATATTGGAAAGTCTACCTACAGAATATTAAATAGTAAAGCTGAGGAGCGTCAACACGAATTTTATCCCGATGCTTAA
- a CDS encoding MerR family transcriptional regulator, with the protein MKEYFTIGETARLNNISIQTLRYYDRIGVFKPYYTDQDNGYRYYHVKQFFYLDIIKYLKYMKTPLEEIKHFSSSACTPEHMQQFLEKQENIIMQEMEKLERARQLLHRRRNQLNEQLDICSKKDEGFVYYRYLDEQTILKVETPQVNPHNQSELYYRKLADVLEKIGDVVDNYYGFIYDFKPYKDSRDIYCNSIYTAVCKEKKIDTQEKNIRLVTIPSGEYVCIAFDWSAKNYDEYYQKLYQHIVSHGIQTDGKVYQVSLPIDFNSLREENFLTELRVLKK; encoded by the coding sequence ATGAAGGAATATTTTACAATTGGAGAAACAGCCCGTCTCAATAACATTTCAATTCAAACATTACGCTATTATGATAGGATCGGAGTTTTCAAGCCTTATTATACAGATCAGGATAATGGCTATCGGTACTACCATGTTAAACAGTTCTTTTATTTAGATATTATCAAGTATTTAAAATATATGAAAACGCCTCTGGAAGAAATCAAACATTTCAGCTCATCTGCTTGTACCCCTGAACATATGCAACAATTTCTTGAGAAGCAAGAAAACATTATTATGCAAGAAATGGAGAAACTCGAACGTGCTCGCCAATTACTTCATAGGAGAAGGAATCAGCTTAATGAACAATTAGACATATGCAGTAAAAAAGATGAGGGTTTCGTTTATTATCGGTATCTAGATGAACAAACAATATTAAAAGTAGAGACGCCTCAAGTTAATCCTCATAATCAATCAGAATTGTATTACAGAAAGCTGGCTGATGTCCTAGAAAAAATAGGGGATGTAGTAGATAACTATTATGGATTCATTTATGATTTTAAGCCCTATAAAGATTCTCGTGACATTTATTGCAACAGTATTTATACGGCTGTTTGCAAGGAGAAAAAGATAGACACACAAGAAAAAAACATAAGATTAGTTACGATCCCGTCCGGTGAATATGTATGTATCGCATTTGATTGGTCTGCAAAAAATTATGATGAATACTATCAAAAACTATATCAACATATTGTATCTCATGGCATCCAAACAGATGGAAAAGTATATCAAGTGTCTCTTCCAATCGACTTTAACTCATTAAGAGAAGAAAACTTCCTCACAGAATTAAGAGTGCTAAAAAAATAA
- a CDS encoding metal-binding protein ZinT, producing MKILFAKRLGIFAIGSLLVLAGCQTTGSSKGESHKTTSSSAVEEDSSKTQDQTSESHTHEHSHDHSHAHDEKTEKIYEGYFKNSQVKDRPLSDWEGDWQSVYPYLQDGTLDEVFSYKSEHEGDKTAEEYKEYYKKGYKTDVDRILIQKNAVTFFKNGKEYSGEYTYDGYEILTYDAGNRGVRYIFKRAKEAEGLPQYIQFSDHSIDPTKAGHYHLYWGDDREALLNEVKHWPTYYPSEMDGHDIAHEMMAH from the coding sequence ATGAAGATTTTATTTGCAAAGAGGTTAGGTATATTCGCTATAGGTTCATTACTCGTATTGGCAGGATGTCAGACTACCGGTTCATCAAAAGGTGAGTCTCATAAAACAACATCATCCTCAGCAGTTGAAGAAGACTCTTCTAAAACGCAAGACCAAACATCTGAAAGTCACACACACGAACATTCTCACGATCATAGTCATGCACATGATGAAAAAACAGAAAAAATTTATGAAGGCTATTTTAAAAACAGCCAAGTAAAGGATCGCCCGCTTTCTGATTGGGAAGGAGACTGGCAATCTGTATATCCATACCTGCAAGATGGTACTCTTGACGAAGTATTTTCATATAAATCAGAACATGAAGGTGACAAGACAGCTGAAGAATATAAAGAGTATTATAAAAAAGGGTATAAAACAGATGTTGACCGCATCTTAATTCAAAAAAATGCTGTAACGTTCTTCAAAAACGGAAAAGAATATTCTGGCGAGTATACGTATGACGGATACGAAATTCTAACATATGATGCGGGCAATAGAGGGGTAAGATACATATTCAAACGAGCTAAAGAAGCTGAAGGGCTCCCTCAGTATATTCAGTTTAGTGATCATAGTATCGATCCGACTAAAGCTGGTCATTACCATCTGTATTGGGGTGATGACCGTGAAGCTTTACTTAATGAAGTCAAACACTGGCCTACCTACTACCCGTCAGAAATGGATGGTCATGATATCGCCCATGAGATGATGGCGCATTAA
- the sigZ gene encoding RNA polymerase sigma factor SigZ, with amino-acid sequence MNIEDLWDQFHQPLKTFISHRVNDESMIDDILQIVFMKIQIHLPNLIDEQKIHSWIYQIARNTIIDFYRTKKSSEILPDHLHVDDKAEEENFTKEAAVCIRSTIKRLPEKYREALELTEFQGLSQKELSEKLGISYSGAKSRVQRGRGKLKQLLEGCCHIEADRYGNIVDFRIVKETD; translated from the coding sequence ATGAATATTGAGGATCTATGGGATCAATTTCACCAGCCGTTAAAAACATTTATTTCGCATAGGGTTAACGATGAATCTATGATTGATGACATATTGCAAATCGTATTTATGAAAATACAAATCCATCTCCCAAATCTGATCGATGAACAAAAGATTCATAGCTGGATCTATCAGATTGCTAGAAATACAATTATTGATTTTTACCGCACAAAAAAATCAAGCGAAATATTGCCTGATCATCTGCATGTTGATGACAAAGCAGAGGAAGAAAATTTCACTAAAGAAGCAGCAGTTTGTATTCGCTCGACCATCAAAAGGTTGCCGGAAAAGTATCGAGAGGCGCTCGAACTGACTGAATTTCAAGGGTTATCACAAAAAGAGTTAAGTGAAAAGCTCGGCATTTCTTACTCGGGCGCAAAATCAAGGGTACAACGCGGACGAGGAAAATTAAAACAACTGCTTGAAGGATGCTGTCATATTGAAGCCGATCGATATGGAAATATCGTAGACTTTCGTATTGTAAAGGAAACTGACTGA
- a CDS encoding aldo/keto reductase yields the protein MEYTFLGRTGLRVSRLCLGTMNFGVDTDEKTAFRIMDEALDNGIQFFDTANIYGWGENAGLTESIIGKWFAQGGQRREKVVLATKVYEPISDPNDGPNDMRGLSLYKIRRHLEGSLKRLQTDHIELYQMHHIDRRTPWDEVWEAFETQVRSGKADYIGSSNFAGWHLVKAQAEAEKRQFMGLVTEQHKYSLLERTAEMEVLPAARDLGLGVVAWSPLAGGLLGGKALKSNAGTRTAKRADLIEKHRSQLEKFSALCKELGEKEANVALAWVLANPVLTAPIIGPRTVEQLRDTIKAVEISLDEDILHMLNDIFPGPGGETPEAYAW from the coding sequence ATGGAATATACCTTTTTAGGAAGAACAGGATTGCGGGTGAGCCGTTTATGTTTAGGCACGATGAATTTTGGAGTTGATACAGATGAAAAGACGGCGTTCCGTATCATGGATGAAGCGCTCGATAACGGCATTCAATTTTTTGATACTGCCAATATTTACGGCTGGGGCGAAAATGCAGGTTTGACAGAGAGCATCATTGGAAAATGGTTTGCACAAGGAGGACAGCGCCGCGAGAAAGTCGTTCTGGCGACAAAAGTATATGAACCGATTTCTGATCCGAATGATGGACCAAATGATATGAGGGGGTTGTCTCTATACAAAATCAGACGCCATCTGGAAGGATCGCTGAAGCGGCTTCAGACAGATCATATAGAATTATACCAAATGCATCATATCGATAGGCGGACGCCGTGGGATGAGGTATGGGAAGCTTTTGAGACTCAGGTTCGCTCCGGCAAAGCAGACTATATTGGATCCAGTAACTTTGCAGGCTGGCATTTGGTTAAAGCGCAAGCTGAAGCTGAAAAACGGCAATTCATGGGACTCGTCACTGAACAGCACAAGTATAGTTTATTAGAACGAACAGCTGAGATGGAAGTGCTGCCGGCCGCACGGGATCTTGGTTTAGGTGTAGTGGCGTGGAGTCCCCTTGCAGGAGGACTTCTTGGCGGGAAGGCACTGAAAAGCAATGCCGGAACCCGTACAGCAAAAAGAGCAGATTTAATCGAAAAACATCGCTCGCAACTCGAGAAATTTTCAGCTTTATGCAAAGAACTAGGAGAAAAAGAAGCAAACGTGGCTTTGGCATGGGTGCTGGCAAATCCAGTTTTAACTGCGCCGATCATCGGACCAAGAACGGTTGAGCAGCTGCGTGATACGATAAAGGCCGTTGAAATCAGCCTGGATGAGGACATTCTCCACATGTTGAATGATATCTTTCCTGGACCTGGAGGAGAGACACCTGAGGCATACGCCTGGTGA
- the csn gene encoding chitosanase: protein MKISLKKKADFWKKAAISSLVFTMFFTLMMSETVFAAGLNKDQKRRAEQLTSIFENGTTEIQYGYVEPLDDGRGYTCGRAGFTTATGDALEVVEVYTKAVPNNKLKKYLPELRRLAKEESDDISNLKGFASAWKSLGNDKDFRAAQDKVNDSLYYQPAMKRSDNAGLKTALARAVMYDTVIQHGDGDDPDSFYALIKRTNKKAGGSPKDGIDEKKWLNKFLDVRYDDLMNPADPDTRDEWRESVARVDVLRSIAKENNYNLNGPIHVRSKEYGNFVIK from the coding sequence ATGAAAATCAGTTTGAAGAAAAAAGCGGATTTCTGGAAGAAGGCAGCGATTTCATCACTTGTTTTCACCATGTTTTTTACCCTGATGATGAGCGAAACGGTTTTTGCGGCGGGACTGAATAAGGATCAAAAGCGCCGGGCGGAGCAACTGACCAGTATTTTTGAAAACGGCACGACGGAGATCCAATACGGATATGTTGAGCCATTGGATGATGGAAGAGGCTATACATGCGGACGGGCAGGCTTTACAACGGCTACCGGGGATGCATTGGAAGTAGTGGAAGTATACACAAAGGCGGTACCGAATAACAAACTGAAAAAGTACCTGCCTGAATTGCGCCGTCTGGCTAAAGAAGAAAGCGATGACATCAGCAATCTTAAGGGATTCGCTTCTGCCTGGAAGTCGCTTGGTAATGATAAGGACTTCCGCGCTGCCCAAGACAAAGTAAATGACAGCTTGTACTATCAGCCTGCCATGAAACGATCAGATAACGCGGGACTGAAAACGGCACTGGCAAGAGCTGTGATGTACGATACAGTGATCCAGCATGGCGATGGCGATGACCCGGACTCCTTTTATGCCTTGATTAAACGCACGAACAAAAAAGCGGGCGGCTCACCTAAAGACGGAATTGATGAGAAAAAATGGCTAAATAAATTCCTGGATGTGCGATATGACGATCTAATGAACCCGGCAGATCCTGACACCCGTGATGAGTGGAGAGAATCGGTTGCGCGTGTGGACGTGCTTCGCTCTATCGCCAAGGAGAACAACTACAATCTAAACGGGCCGATTCATGTTCGTTCAAAAGAATACGGTAATTTTGTCATTAAATAA
- a CDS encoding CD3324 family protein produces MAYVKATAILPEKLISEIQKYVQGKTIYIPKPETSHQKWGACSGTRKLIDDRNASIKQAFKNGKTIHQLSDEYHLSTETIKKIVYSK; encoded by the coding sequence ATGGCATATGTAAAAGCAACCGCTATTTTACCTGAAAAGCTGATATCGGAAATTCAAAAGTACGTTCAAGGAAAAACAATATATATCCCTAAGCCTGAAACCTCTCATCAAAAATGGGGTGCGTGTTCAGGAACAAGAAAGCTAATCGATGACAGAAACGCTTCTATTAAACAAGCATTTAAAAACGGCAAAACAATTCATCAATTATCTGATGAATATCACCTCTCTACTGAAACTATAAAAAAAATTGTCTACTCTAAATAA
- a CDS encoding alpha/beta fold hydrolase, with amino-acid sequence MRIVNNGTLQVSGANIHYEVRGTGPIILLIHGGGGDADKFHHVADHLANWYTVVTYDRRGHSRSNLANQTEDYRVETHSDDAHRLLAKLTDKPAYVLGSSSGAVIGLDLCIRHPEQVNVMIPHEPVLLQVLNGNELKQAKQFMEDLKKNHRHEVITLLSSVETDEQSKDVLTERLLGNSTYFTEYEIQGILNYTLDIEALKMVFTSAPMKVLPAGGSASRDFFPYRCANILAEHLETEIVEFPGNHAGYNTIHHKEFAQRLHDILENKHRIMYN; translated from the coding sequence ATGAGAATAGTAAACAATGGAACATTGCAAGTATCTGGAGCGAACATCCATTATGAGGTGCGTGGCACAGGGCCAATCATTCTTTTGATCCATGGCGGAGGCGGTGATGCCGACAAGTTCCATCATGTTGCAGACCATCTGGCTAACTGGTACACGGTTGTTACTTACGACCGCCGAGGCCATTCCCGCAGCAATCTTGCCAATCAGACTGAGGATTACCGTGTGGAAACACACAGCGATGACGCCCACCGTCTTCTAGCCAAACTCACCGACAAGCCGGCATATGTACTTGGAAGCAGCTCCGGCGCTGTTATCGGGCTTGATCTGTGCATACGCCATCCCGAACAGGTAAATGTCATGATCCCTCACGAACCAGTCTTATTGCAGGTTTTAAATGGAAATGAGCTGAAACAAGCCAAGCAATTCATGGAAGACCTTAAGAAAAATCACCGACATGAGGTCATTACATTATTGTCAAGTGTAGAAACAGACGAACAATCAAAGGATGTACTGACAGAGCGGCTTCTCGGTAATTCAACGTATTTCACTGAATATGAAATTCAGGGAATACTCAACTATACATTAGATATCGAAGCATTAAAGATGGTGTTTACATCTGCTCCGATGAAGGTACTCCCAGCTGGCGGAAGTGCTTCACGGGATTTTTTTCCTTATCGTTGCGCGAACATCTTAGCGGAGCATTTGGAAACAGAAATTGTTGAATTTCCCGGAAACCATGCAGGTTATAACACAATACATCATAAAGAATTCGCTCAGAGGTTACATGATATATTAGAAAATAAACATAGGATCATGTACAACTAA
- a CDS encoding spore gernimation protein GerQ, giving the protein MDHQTLAAHEAVDLHEIVNFKTLCIAKSKLMQGLVFDQDLKDLMQKDVQQSIQDLTDLQEIYERAPFQAPVPESRPTPIIN; this is encoded by the coding sequence ATGGATCATCAAACATTAGCTGCTCACGAGGCTGTAGACTTACATGAAATCGTTAACTTTAAAACACTGTGTATAGCGAAATCGAAATTAATGCAGGGACTTGTGTTTGACCAAGACCTGAAGGATTTGATGCAAAAAGATGTGCAGCAATCCATTCAAGACCTTACTGATTTACAAGAGATTTATGAGCGTGCGCCATTTCAGGCTCCTGTCCCTGAAAGCCGCCCAACACCAATCATTAATTGA
- a CDS encoding spore coat protein, with protein sequence MNHDHLDPINSLNVPELADTTFAMDFLIRAKEGVRNTAVALTETASPDVRALLRKQLMQGIAMHQEITELMISKKWFHPYELSEQYKLDQLSAKNTIMVGNMNLFPAETNRKGMFDRTPDEH encoded by the coding sequence TTGAATCATGATCATTTAGACCCTATTAATTCGCTGAATGTGCCTGAACTTGCCGATACCACATTTGCGATGGATTTTCTGATACGAGCAAAAGAAGGCGTGAGAAATACTGCTGTAGCTTTGACTGAAACCGCATCACCAGATGTACGGGCCTTGCTGCGAAAACAGCTGATGCAAGGAATCGCGATGCACCAAGAGATTACAGAACTGATGATCAGCAAAAAATGGTTCCATCCGTATGAGCTGAGTGAACAGTACAAGCTGGATCAGCTTTCTGCAAAAAATACGATCATGGTCGGCAACATGAACCTCTTCCCTGCTGAAACAAATCGAAAAGGGATGTTTGACCGGACACCTGATGAACACTAA
- a CDS encoding zinc-dependent alcohol dehydrogenase, whose translation MKAVTYQGVKNVVVKDVPDPKIEKSDDMIIKVTSTAICGSDLHLIHGFIPNLQEDYVIGHEPMGIVEEVGSGVTKLKKGDRVIIPFNIACGECFFCKNQLESQCDQSNDNGDMGAYFGYSGQTGGYPGGQAEYLRVPFANFTHFKIPETCEEPDEKLSVIADAMTTGFWSVDNAGVKDGDTVIVLGCGPVGLFAQKFCWLKGAKRVIAVDYVNYRLQHAKRTNKVEIVNFEDHENTGNYLKEITKGGADVVIDAVGMDGKMSDLEFLASGLKLHGGTMSALVIASQAVRKGGTIQITGVYGGRYNGFPLGDIMQRNINIRSGQAPVIHYMPYMFELVTTGKIDPGDVVSHVLPLSEAKHGYDIFDSKMDDCIKVVLKP comes from the coding sequence ATGAAGGCAGTAACGTATCAAGGCGTTAAAAATGTTGTTGTCAAAGATGTTCCTGATCCAAAGATTGAAAAGTCCGATGACATGATTATAAAAGTCACCAGTACGGCCATTTGCGGATCAGATTTACATTTAATCCATGGATTCATTCCTAATCTGCAAGAAGACTATGTCATCGGCCATGAACCGATGGGAATCGTCGAAGAAGTTGGTTCAGGTGTGACTAAACTAAAAAAGGGAGATCGAGTAATTATTCCCTTTAATATAGCATGCGGGGAATGCTTTTTTTGTAAAAACCAGCTGGAAAGCCAATGTGATCAGTCCAATGACAACGGAGACATGGGCGCTTATTTCGGCTATTCAGGGCAAACGGGCGGTTATCCAGGCGGGCAAGCGGAGTATTTAAGAGTGCCATTTGCGAATTTCACCCATTTTAAAATACCTGAAACCTGCGAGGAACCCGATGAGAAATTAAGCGTGATTGCCGATGCCATGACAACCGGCTTTTGGAGTGTTGACAACGCCGGGGTAAAAGACGGCGACACAGTTATCGTTCTCGGCTGCGGTCCAGTCGGCCTGTTTGCTCAAAAATTCTGCTGGCTAAAGGGCGCAAAACGCGTCATAGCAGTTGACTATGTAAACTATCGCTTACAGCATGCCAAACGTACAAACAAAGTCGAAATCGTTAATTTTGAAGACCATGAGAATACTGGCAATTACTTGAAAGAAATCACCAAAGGCGGAGCGGATGTCGTTATTGACGCTGTTGGGATGGATGGGAAAATGAGCGACCTCGAGTTCCTCGCCAGCGGATTAAAGCTTCACGGCGGAACGATGAGTGCATTGGTTATTGCTTCCCAAGCCGTTCGCAAAGGAGGAACGATACAAATTACAGGTGTGTATGGCGGCAGGTATAACGGTTTTCCGTTAGGTGATATCATGCAGCGAAACATCAATATACGCTCTGGCCAAGCTCCGGTGATCCACTATATGCCATACATGTTTGAATTAGTGACAACGGGCAAAATTGATCCGGGAGATGTTGTAAGCCATGTCCTGCCGCTTAGTGAAGCCAAGCATGGCTATGACATTTTTGATTCCAAAATGGATGATTGTATAAAAGTTGTGTTAAAACCTTAA